A stretch of DNA from Mycobacterium senriense:
GGCTGCGCACGTCGTCCTCGATGGACGACGCGGCGGCCACCGTGGTCCCGTTCTCGTCGTTGACCAGCTGCACGTGAATGTGTCGCGAGGACCGGTTGATCACCAGCCGCGGACGCTCCGGGCTGCCGGCGATCTTCTTGCGCAGACGTGCGTGCCTACGCAGCCGAGAGACGCGCCGAGTCGCGGAAACGCTCTGCCCCAACGGCTTTCGCGTGGCGGTGTCAGCTTTTGTTTGCGCCATGATTACTTACCTGTCTTTCCGACCTTGCGGCGGATCTGCTCACCCTCGTAGCGCACGCCCTTGCCCTTGTACGGGTCGGGGCGGCGCAGGCGGCGGATGTTCGCCGAGATCTGGCCGACCTTCTGCTTGTCGATCCCGGTGATGGTGAACTTCGTCGGCGACTGGACGGCGAACGTGATGCCGTCCGGAGCCTCGATCACCACGGGGTGGCTGTAGCCCAGCGCGAACTCGAGGTTGGCGCCCTTGAGCTGCACCCGGTAACCGACGCCGAAGATCTCCATCTTGGTGGTGTAGCCCTGCGTCACGCCGGTGACCAGGTTGGACACCAGGGTGCGCGACAGTCCGTGCAACGAGCGGTTGCGCCGCTCGTCGTTCGGACGGGCCACCACGATCGCGCCATCGTCGTTGCGCGACACGGTGATCGGCTCGGCCACCGTCAGATCCAGGACGCCCTTGGGCCCCTTCACCGACACCTTCTGACCATCGATCGTCACGTCGACTCCAGACGGGACCGGAACCGGCTGCTTACCAATGCGAGACATAGTCTTTCGTTACCTCCCCGCCCTTACCAGACGTACGCGAGGACTTCGCCGCCCACGCCCTGTCGGGCTGCCTGGCGGTCGGTCAAAAGGCCCGAGGAGGTGGAGATGATCGCCACACCCAGGCCACCGAGCACGCGCGGCAGATTGGTGGATTTCGCGTACACCCGCAGACCGGGCTTGGACACGCGGCGCAGGCCGGCGATGCTTCGCTCCCGGCTCGGCCCGTACTTGAGCTGAACGATCAGCGACTTGCCGACCCGAGCATCCTCGGTCCGGTAGTCGGTGATGTAGCCCTCGCTCTTGAGGATCTGGGCGATGTTTGCCTTCAGCTTCGAGTGCGGCAACATCACCTCGTCGTGATACGCCGAATTGGCGTTGCGCAGACGTGTCAAGAAGTCTGCGATCGGGTCCGTCATCGTCATGACAGCGTTGGTACCTTCCTCGCGGTGGTTCCCGGTCCGGGCCTGTCGCGCACCTTTTTTGGGTTGGTCTTGGGGGTTCGGGCTGTTACCAGCTGCTCTTCTGCACGCCGGGCAGTTCGCCCGCGTGCGCCATCTCGCGCAGGCAGATCCGGCAGAGGCCGAATTTGCGGAAGACCGCGCGCGGGCGGCCGCACCTGTTGCAACGGGTGTAGCCGCGCACCGCGAACTTCGGCTTGCGTGCGGCCTTGTTGACCAGTGCCTTCTTTGCCATCTACTCAGTTCTCCTTGAACGGAAAGCCGAGGGCCCGCAACAGCGCTCGTCCTTCGTCGTCATTCGTCGCCGAGGTGACGACGTTGATGTCCATGCCGCGGACCCGGTCGATCTTGTCCACGTCGATCTCGTGGAACACCGACTGCTCGGCGAGACCGAAGGTGTAGTTGCCGACACCGTCGAACTGCTTGGGCGAAAGCCCGCGGAAGTCGCGGATACGGGGCAGCGCGATCGAGGTGAGCCGGTCCAGGAACTCCCACATCCGGTCGCCGCGCAGGGTGACCCGCGCACCGATCGGCATGCCCTCACGCAGCTTGAACTGCGCGATGGACTTGCGCGCGCGACGGATCTCGGGGCGCTGCCCGGTGATCAGGCCCAGGTCGTTGACCGCGCCGTTGATCAGTTTCGCGTCCCGCGCCGCATCGCCGACACCCATGTTGACGACGACCTTGGTCACCGTCGGGATCTGCATGACGTTGGCGTAGCCGAACTGCTGCTGCAGCGAATCGCGAATCTCGCTGCGGTAGCGCTCTTTCAGGCGCGGCTGAACTTTTTCTGCAGTACTCATCAGATGTCCTTGCCGTTGCGCTTGGAGATACGAACCCGCTTGCCGGTCTCCTCGTCGACTCGGTAACCGACCCGGGTGGGCTTACCGTCCGAGTCGACCACCATCACGTTGGAGATGTGAATCGGCGCTTCTTGGGTGACGATGCCGCCCGACTGCGCGCCGCGCTGGTTGGTCGAAACCGCGGTGTGCTTCTTGATCGCGTTGACGCCCTCGACGAGCACCCGGTCGCGGTCCGGGTAGACCTTCAGCACCTTGCCTTTGGCGCCCTTGTCCTTACCGGCGATCACCAGGACGGTGTCGTCCTTCTTGACCTTCATTTACAAAACCTCCGGGGCCAGCGAGATGATCTTCATGAACCGCTTCTCGCGCAGTTCGCGGCCCACCGGCCCGAAGATGCGCGTCCCGCGCGGGTCGTTGTCGGGCTTGATGATCACCGCGGCGTTCTCGTCGAACTTGATGTAGCTGCCGTCGGGACGGCGGCGCTCCTTGACCGTGCGCACCACGACCGCCTTGACGACATCCCCACGCTTGACGTTGCCGCCGGGGATGGCGTCCTTGACGGTGGCGACGATGACATCACCGATGCCGGCGTAGCGTCGCGACGAACCGCCGAGCACACGGATGCACAAGATCTCCTTGGCGCCGGTGTTGTCGGCGACCTTCAGTCGCGATTCCTGCTGAATCACTCGATCTCCTGACCTGGGTTGCGTGTGCACGGCAGGAGAACCCACCGGAGTGGGCATTCGGCGGGCATGACCCACCAAAAACCTGACGTGCGCGGTCTTTGTCACCGAAGGGCACGCGGGGCCGATTCGCACCGGCCGAGGTCTGCCCAAGGCAACCCCTAGAGTCTAGGGGACGACCAGCTCAGAGCCAAATTCTGCGCGAAGGCGATCGCGATGGGGCACGTCGTCGTCAGATGATGGCGTCGAATCGACATAAAACACGTCAGCGGAGCCCTCTTGAACTGCGCAAACGTCTGCTGCCCCGCTCGCTGAGAACTAGACTTCCGCAATGTTCTCGGAGACGCGTTATGCAATGAACGGGAACTTGCGCGTCGCCTATCGGGCGTCGGCTGAAGGTGAGCGCGACATCGTGGTCGTGCCGAACTGGTTCACGAACTGTGAAGTATTTCCGGAGCTGCCGTCGACTCGGGGGTGGTTCGAGGCGATGGCTTCGCTCGGGCGGCTCATCCTCTTCGACCAACCGGGCACCGGTGCGTCCGATCCCGTCGAGCCGGGCGCACTGCCGACCTTGGAGCAATGGGCCGACAGCATCACTGCGGTGCTCGACGCTCTCGCGATCCCTGAAGCAGCGCTGGTCACGTACGCCGGCGCAAACTCGACGGCGGCGCTGTTCGCGGCCACGCATCCATCTCGCACAACCGCGCTTGTCTTGGTCGAGAGCACGGCTGACGCGTCAGACCGCACGGATGCGATGCAGGAACTCGGCGACGCGGCCCCGGCCCTGTGGGGAACCGGCGAAGTGGAACGCATGCTCAATCCGGACATGCCGTGGAACGAGGAGATCCGGGCCGCGTGGGCGCTGCACGAGCGCCTGGCGGCGAGCCCGCGGACGGTTGAACTCATGTTGCCGCTCATCTCCGAGGCGAGCGCGCAGGCAATTCTTCCGACCGTCCGCGTGCCTACCCTGGTCGTCCATTACCGCGACGATCCGCTCCTTCCGCCGGAGAAGGGCAAGGAAGTCGCCGATCTCATAGAGGGCGCGAGATTCGTTGAGCTGCCAGGGCGCAACTTTTACCACGTCGTCGAACCGTGGCGGGAGTCCTTCCAGGAGATCGCCAAGTTCCTCACCGGCGAGCAGGCTGAGGTGGCCGATGACCGGGTTCTGGCCACCGTGTTGTTCACCGACATCGTGAACTCGACTCGACGAGCCGCGGCGATCGGCGACCGCGACTGGCGCGCGCTGCTCGATGCGCACGACGCCGTCGTGCGCGCGCAGCTCGCTCGCTTCCGCGGCCGCGAGGTGAACACGTCGGGTGACGGGTTCCTTGCGATGTTCGACGGTCCCCAGCGAGCCATCCGCTGCGCCATGGCAATTCGCGACGCGGTACAAGCACTCGGCATCCAGGTGCGCGCCGGCCTGCACACCGGCGAGTGCGAGGTCCGCGGCGATGACATCGGCGGGATCGGCGTGCACATCGGCGCGCGCGTGAGCGCCCTGGCCGGACCGGACGACGTGCTGGTCTCCAGCACGCTGCGCGACCTCGTGATCGGGTCAGGACTTGAGTTCGAGGAGCGTGGCGCTCACCAGCTCAAGGGTGTGCCTGGCGACTGGCATCTTTTCGCCGTCGCCTCGTCGTAAGCCGTTGCCGCGCAGTCAGAATGGCGGTGGCTCGTCGTCGCCGGGGGGTGCGGGACCGACGTAGGCGGCGTCGCGGTCTCGCCGTTTCAGTTGCCGTGCCTCGCGATTGTGCTTGCGCTCGGTGGCGATGCGTGCGGCCCGGTTTTGGGCGCGGGTGCGCGTGCGTCGGGGCATCATCGCGGTCCGTTCGGCACAACGGTCGGGTCTTGGCGGGGCGGGCGCAGGAATGTCTCCCGTCGGGACGCACAGTTGGGGAAACAGCAGTGCGCTGCCCGGGGTGGTGACATAGGTATGTCCGGCAGGCGAGGTCAAGATCAGTGTCCCGTCGGGCAGTTGCTGGTCGCGCCACCCCCAGAAGGTTTTGACCAGATGATGAGTACGGCAGTAGCACTTGAGGTTTGACGCATGCGTCCGGCCGCCGTCGGCATACGGGATCGTGTGGTCGAGATCGCAGTCGGTCGCAGGGCGGTCGCAACCGGGCCACCGGCAGGTCAGATCCCGACACCGCACGAAATCGGCCAGCGCCTTCGAGGGCACGTAGCCATGCTCGGCGGCGGCATCACCGGGATGTACCAGCGGCGAAAGCTTGGCCGCCGCGGCCAACTCGGCGACGAGTTCGGGGGCGATGAGTCCGTCGGCGCCCACCTCTGAAGCCGGTGCGGCACCCACACCGACGAGACTCGTCTGCTCGGCGATCACATGGATCACGACGGGGCTGGCCGCACGCCGTTTCCCCGCGGCGCAATCCGATCGCCCGCACCGGCACCCCAACCGGTCCGCACCGGCAGCCAGCGCGCCCAACGCATCGGCGCGGCGCTGGTCGCGGCTGCGCGGGTCGTGCTGACACACCGTGGCCGCCAACGCCTCTAACCGCTTCTCCAAAGCGTGGGCATCGGGACCAAGCAGGCTGCCGCTGAGCTCGGCCACGCCGTCGTACACTTCGCCGATCCAGACGGCGCGGTCGGACTGGAGTTGCAGCCGTCGC
This window harbors:
- the rplF gene encoding 50S ribosomal protein L6, encoding MSRIGKQPVPVPSGVDVTIDGQKVSVKGPKGVLDLTVAEPITVSRNDDGAIVVARPNDERRNRSLHGLSRTLVSNLVTGVTQGYTTKMEIFGVGYRVQLKGANLEFALGYSHPVVIEAPDGITFAVQSPTKFTITGIDKQKVGQISANIRRLRRPDPYKGKGVRYEGEQIRRKVGKTGK
- a CDS encoding HNH endonuclease signature motif containing protein; translation: MFEDVVARFDELFERHHPSATSESAVLLERIGAFSRVENRAAAKQLAAIGELFSYRLSRCSECEEWAVDTEAAVSAEVAAQLRIGQGLAASRLRYARAMRERLPKVGEVFKAGDIDYRMFQTIVFRTDLITDPDVLARVDEQAAVNVVRWPSMTQGRLGAQVDKIVARADADAVRRRLQLQSDRAVWIGEVYDGVAELSGSLLGPDAHALEKRLEALAATVCQHDPRSRDQRRADALGALAAGADRLGCRCGRSDCAAGKRRAASPVVIHVIAEQTSLVGVGAAPASEVGADGLIAPELVAELAAAAKLSPLVHPGDAAAEHGYVPSKALADFVRCRDLTCRWPGCDRPATDCDLDHTIPYADGGRTHASNLKCYCRTHHLVKTFWGWRDQQLPDGTLILTSPAGHTYVTTPGSALLFPQLCVPTGDIPAPAPPRPDRCAERTAMMPRRTRTRAQNRAARIATERKHNREARQLKRRDRDAAYVGPAPPGDDEPPPF
- the rplR gene encoding 50S ribosomal protein L18, translating into MGQSVSATRRVSRLRRHARLRKKIAGSPERPRLVINRSSRHIHVQLVNDENGTTVAAASSIEDDVRSLQGDKKARSVRVGQLIAERAKAAGIDSVVFDRGGYTYGGRIAALADAARENGLQF
- a CDS encoding adenylate/guanylate cyclase domain-containing protein, whose protein sequence is MFSETRYAMNGNLRVAYRASAEGERDIVVVPNWFTNCEVFPELPSTRGWFEAMASLGRLILFDQPGTGASDPVEPGALPTLEQWADSITAVLDALAIPEAALVTYAGANSTAALFAATHPSRTTALVLVESTADASDRTDAMQELGDAAPALWGTGEVERMLNPDMPWNEEIRAAWALHERLAASPRTVELMLPLISEASAQAILPTVRVPTLVVHYRDDPLLPPEKGKEVADLIEGARFVELPGRNFYHVVEPWRESFQEIAKFLTGEQAEVADDRVLATVLFTDIVNSTRRAAAIGDRDWRALLDAHDAVVRAQLARFRGREVNTSGDGFLAMFDGPQRAIRCAMAIRDAVQALGIQVRAGLHTGECEVRGDDIGGIGVHIGARVSALAGPDDVLVSSTLRDLVIGSGLEFEERGAHQLKGVPGDWHLFAVASS
- the rplX gene encoding 50S ribosomal protein L24, yielding MKVKKDDTVLVIAGKDKGAKGKVLKVYPDRDRVLVEGVNAIKKHTAVSTNQRGAQSGGIVTQEAPIHISNVMVVDSDGKPTRVGYRVDEETGKRVRISKRNGKDI
- the rplE gene encoding 50S ribosomal protein L5, whose protein sequence is MSTAEKVQPRLKERYRSEIRDSLQQQFGYANVMQIPTVTKVVVNMGVGDAARDAKLINGAVNDLGLITGQRPEIRRARKSIAQFKLREGMPIGARVTLRGDRMWEFLDRLTSIALPRIRDFRGLSPKQFDGVGNYTFGLAEQSVFHEIDVDKIDRVRGMDINVVTSATNDDEGRALLRALGFPFKEN
- a CDS encoding type Z 30S ribosomal protein S14 translates to MAKKALVNKAARKPKFAVRGYTRCNRCGRPRAVFRKFGLCRICLREMAHAGELPGVQKSSW
- the rpsH gene encoding 30S ribosomal protein S8; the protein is MTMTDPIADFLTRLRNANSAYHDEVMLPHSKLKANIAQILKSEGYITDYRTEDARVGKSLIVQLKYGPSRERSIAGLRRVSKPGLRVYAKSTNLPRVLGGLGVAIISTSSGLLTDRQAARQGVGGEVLAYVW
- the rplN gene encoding 50S ribosomal protein L14, encoding MIQQESRLKVADNTGAKEILCIRVLGGSSRRYAGIGDVIVATVKDAIPGGNVKRGDVVKAVVVRTVKERRRPDGSYIKFDENAAVIIKPDNDPRGTRIFGPVGRELREKRFMKIISLAPEVL